A DNA window from Planctomycetota bacterium contains the following coding sequences:
- a CDS encoding twin-arginine translocase TatA/TatE family subunit, with amino-acid sequence MQTFLSIHPTNLLALGLPQGFEWLILLAVALLIFGRRLPEVARSFGKSINEFKKGMTDVTNEIHKEPMDQAPTDAAKLPGGATGDVGAQRTAQGQKASQEPGHLS; translated from the coding sequence ATGCAAACCTTCCTTTCCATCCATCCGACAAACCTGCTTGCCCTCGGATTGCCGCAAGGCTTCGAGTGGCTGATCCTGCTGGCGGTCGCCCTGCTCATCTTCGGCCGCCGCCTGCCCGAGGTGGCCCGGTCCTTCGGCAAGAGCATCAACGAATTCAAAAAGGGCATGACCGACGTGACCAACGAGATCCACAAGGAACCCATGGATCAGGCTCCGACCGATGCGGCAAAGCTTCCGGGTGGGGCAACCGGTGATGTCGGGGCTCAGCGAACCGCTCAGGGTCAGAAAGCCAGCCAGGAACCCGGTCACCTGAGTTGA
- the purH gene encoding bifunctional phosphoribosylaminoimidazolecarboxamide formyltransferase/IMP cyclohydrolase, translated as MSSPVPIRRALLSVSDKRGLAEFARMLAAAGVEIVSTGGTAKALAEAGIPVVPIEQLTGFPEMLDGRVKTLHPKVHGGLLGRRDIPEHVEQMRKHGIEPIDLVCVSLYPFAATIAKPGVTEEEAIEQIDIGGPAMIRSASKNHEFVAVVTSPDQYGRVAEEMQANHGATTMALRRALAAEAFEHTARYDAMIAGWMGRAPESFPDALPLLLTRKATLRYGENPHQQAALYRNSAEADGGIVEAETVEGKPLSYNNILDASAAFDLVRDLAAISQEGVAACVVKHTNPCGAAIAADAFEAFDRAYAGDPLAAYGGIVAISSRVTASAAQNIAKSERFLEVVVAESFEPEAVALLATRWKNVRLLAVGSMRLARASVPQLRSVPGGVLVQEPDSAICDAKTFKHVAGPAPSAAMLRDVEFLTVISKHLKSNAVCIGSQQSLWGAGAGQMDRVASCRHAIAKAGSRLSAAGSTMVTAASDAFFPFDDGPRLLIDAGVKCLVHPGGSKRDADTEALCRERNVTLLVTGTRHFRH; from the coding sequence ATGAGCTCCCCCGTTCCAATTCGTCGGGCGCTGCTGTCGGTCAGCGACAAGCGCGGCTTGGCGGAATTCGCCCGGATGCTCGCCGCCGCGGGCGTGGAAATCGTGAGCACGGGCGGAACCGCCAAAGCCCTTGCCGAGGCTGGAATTCCCGTGGTTCCAATCGAGCAGTTGACGGGGTTCCCCGAAATGCTGGATGGCCGGGTCAAGACCCTGCATCCCAAGGTCCATGGCGGATTGCTGGGTCGGCGCGACATTCCCGAGCATGTCGAGCAAATGCGGAAGCACGGCATCGAGCCGATCGACCTGGTGTGCGTGAGCCTCTATCCCTTTGCCGCGACCATCGCCAAGCCGGGAGTGACCGAGGAGGAGGCGATCGAACAGATCGACATCGGCGGGCCGGCGATGATCCGCAGTGCCTCCAAGAATCATGAGTTTGTGGCCGTGGTGACGTCGCCGGATCAATATGGACGGGTGGCGGAGGAGATGCAGGCCAACCACGGCGCCACGACAATGGCGCTGCGCCGGGCGCTTGCAGCCGAAGCCTTTGAGCACACGGCGCGATACGACGCCATGATCGCGGGATGGATGGGCCGCGCACCCGAGTCGTTTCCCGACGCGTTGCCCCTGTTGCTGACGCGCAAAGCCACCCTGCGCTACGGGGAGAATCCCCATCAACAGGCGGCGCTCTATCGCAACTCCGCCGAGGCCGATGGCGGCATCGTGGAGGCGGAAACCGTGGAAGGGAAGCCCCTCTCCTACAACAACATCCTGGATGCCTCGGCGGCCTTCGACTTGGTCAGGGACCTGGCCGCGATCTCCCAGGAAGGCGTGGCGGCATGCGTCGTAAAGCACACCAATCCCTGCGGCGCGGCGATCGCGGCCGACGCCTTCGAGGCCTTTGATCGGGCCTATGCGGGCGATCCCCTGGCGGCCTATGGCGGCATCGTGGCGATCTCGTCACGGGTCACCGCCTCGGCGGCGCAAAACATCGCCAAATCCGAGCGCTTTCTGGAGGTCGTGGTGGCGGAGTCCTTTGAGCCGGAGGCCGTCGCCTTGTTGGCGACGCGATGGAAAAATGTGAGACTGCTCGCGGTGGGATCCATGAGGCTCGCTCGCGCGAGCGTGCCGCAGTTGCGAAGCGTTCCGGGCGGAGTCCTGGTCCAGGAACCCGACAGCGCAATCTGCGACGCGAAGACTTTCAAGCATGTCGCGGGGCCGGCCCCAAGCGCGGCGATGCTGCGCGACGTGGAATTCTTGACGGTGATCTCGAAGCATCTGAAAAGCAACGCCGTGTGCATCGGCTCGCAGCAATCGCTGTGGGGCGCAGGCGCGGGCCAGATGGACCGCGTGGCCTCCTGTCGTCACGCGATTGCAAAGGCCGGATCGCGGCTTTCAGCAGCAGGCTCGACCATGGTGACCGCGGCCAGCGACGCCTTCTTTCCCTTCGACGACGGACCGAGGCTCCTGATTGACGCGGGGGTGAAGTGCCTGGTGCATCCGGGAGGCAGCAAGCGCGACGCCGACACCGAAGCGCTCTGCCGCGAGCGGAACGTCACGCTGCTGGTGACCGGGACTCGCCACTTCCGGCATTGA
- a CDS encoding MltA domain-containing protein, producing the protein MPNFLHRKFPLVFACGAIALPMLFLAGCKSEEPIAEAAPDYTHQLGPGESGLRKLGPNDPLPDIGAAWRVRDPFLNKALASSLGWFQMPSTKSKFPFMNVATWDQASSSIVAFQQILQDSKDEASFVGAIKQQFEIWQTVGWNGKGTVLFTGYYSPEFNGSLTPTDEFKYPLFKRPADLVTDPSTGEPKGQRAADGSVHPYPTRAEIESSNMFKGTELVYLRSPLDAYIVQVNGSAKILLPDGKPMFVGYSGKTDRPYVGLGKSCVDAGLIPKDKLSLKAIMDEYKKNPAQITSMMAKNESYVFFTTYDGGNWPAGSLGFKVTEKETLATDKKVYPAGGVVLVDTQGIDFGGKKQRFLKFMLDQDTGGAIQAPGRADIYMGIGPAAEILAGGQYAEGTMYYFFLKPDCTSQYPLPAAVKSSTTKGAEPTAKMGGPASKPSLKSTAKPATPGLNPTPK; encoded by the coding sequence ATGCCCAATTTCCTCCATCGAAAATTCCCCCTCGTCTTCGCCTGCGGCGCCATCGCGCTGCCCATGCTGTTTCTCGCCGGATGCAAATCCGAGGAGCCGATAGCGGAAGCGGCCCCCGATTACACGCATCAACTTGGCCCGGGCGAGAGCGGCCTGCGCAAGCTTGGTCCGAACGATCCGCTGCCGGACATCGGCGCCGCATGGCGCGTGCGCGATCCCTTCCTGAACAAGGCGCTCGCCTCCTCGCTCGGCTGGTTTCAGATGCCCTCGACCAAGAGCAAGTTCCCCTTCATGAACGTCGCGACCTGGGACCAGGCGTCGTCGAGCATCGTCGCCTTCCAGCAGATCCTCCAGGACAGTAAGGACGAGGCGTCCTTTGTCGGCGCCATCAAGCAGCAATTTGAAATTTGGCAGACCGTGGGATGGAACGGCAAGGGCACCGTGCTGTTCACCGGCTACTACAGCCCGGAATTCAACGGCAGCCTGACCCCGACGGACGAGTTCAAGTATCCGCTCTTCAAGCGTCCCGCCGATCTCGTGACCGATCCCTCCACGGGCGAGCCCAAGGGTCAGCGCGCCGCTGACGGATCCGTGCATCCCTATCCGACGCGCGCGGAGATCGAGTCCAGCAACATGTTCAAGGGAACCGAGCTGGTCTACCTGCGCTCGCCACTGGACGCGTACATCGTGCAGGTCAACGGCAGCGCCAAGATCCTGCTTCCCGACGGCAAGCCGATGTTCGTCGGCTACTCCGGCAAGACGGATCGTCCCTACGTCGGCCTCGGCAAATCCTGCGTCGACGCGGGCTTGATTCCCAAGGACAAGCTTTCGCTCAAGGCGATCATGGACGAGTACAAGAAGAACCCGGCGCAGATCACTTCGATGATGGCCAAGAACGAGTCGTATGTTTTCTTCACCACCTACGACGGCGGCAATTGGCCGGCGGGCTCCCTCGGCTTCAAGGTGACCGAGAAGGAAACCCTGGCCACCGACAAAAAGGTCTATCCGGCGGGCGGCGTGGTGCTGGTCGACACGCAGGGCATCGATTTCGGCGGCAAAAAGCAGCGATTCTTGAAGTTCATGCTTGACCAGGACACGGGCGGAGCCATCCAGGCCCCGGGCCGCGCCGACATTTACATGGGCATCGGACCGGCCGCAGAAATTCTCGCGGGAGGCCAGTACGCCGAGGGCACCATGTACTACTTCTTCCTCAAGCCCGACTGCACCAGCCAGTATCCGCTTCCTGCAGCGGTGAAGTCGTCCACGACGAAGGGCGCGGAGCCCACCGCGAAAATGGGTGGACCCGCTTCGAAACCTTCCTTGAAATCAACGGCGAAGCCGGCCACGCCGGGTCTGAATCCGACTCCCAAATAA
- a CDS encoding sulfate transporter, with protein MTSTTLSAVPSSRASAVGRDLVSGLVVCLVALPLCLGIAHASGAPLISGLVSGILGGIVVGLLSGSHISVSGPAAGLAAIVVAQINGLGSFEAFLLAVLMAGALQIVLGLARAGALANFFPNTVIKGLLVAIGALLILKQVPHLLGHDVDYEGDFSFRQEDGRNTISEFGQLIGAFLPGAALVGLSCVAVLVVWERSRLKKSMIPGALVAVLLGVAMSELLRWTGSSWAIAQNHLVSVPVVGTQGMGWGDLLRFPDFSRWSDPAVLSAAATLAIVASLETLLNLEATDKLDPLRRTSPPNRELLAQGAGNLLAGLIGGLPMTSVIVRSSVNAQSGGRTRLAAIVHGVLLLGSVLLLPTLLNRIPLAALAAILIVTGFKLASPKVFRQMWSEGVRQFLPFLITILSIVFTDLLLGVMIGLGISIAFILWGNLRRGFRVIREEHTGGLVHRIELASHANFLNRARLMTTLGAFKSGDQVAIDARMTDDMDLDVLSMIREFAGETAPARGISVSLFGFRDRYPLRDVQQYVDWTTKEIQAKLTPSRVLQLLKEGNERFASDRRLNRDLVRQVDATSAGQHPMAVVLSCIDSRSPAEILFDLGLGDIFNARLAGNVSSAQVLGSVEYACKVAGSKLIVVLGHTRCGAVKATCELVSRGAHAVGELTNLPSITDTIAEAVRMETRTLDHRDGDNEQFVDRVAALNVRNTMRRIEAGSPVLRSMILNGELAIVGAMYDVATGRVGFLDGAGALVPTAEKRPSAMA; from the coding sequence ATGACATCCACGACCCTCTCCGCCGTCCCATCATCCCGCGCATCCGCTGTTGGCCGCGACCTCGTCAGCGGTCTCGTCGTCTGCCTGGTCGCTCTTCCGCTGTGCCTGGGGATCGCGCACGCCTCCGGCGCGCCGCTGATCTCGGGGCTGGTCTCGGGCATCCTCGGCGGCATCGTCGTCGGTCTGCTCAGCGGATCGCACATCAGCGTGTCGGGGCCGGCGGCGGGCCTCGCAGCGATCGTGGTGGCGCAGATCAACGGACTGGGCTCGTTCGAGGCATTTCTGCTCGCCGTGCTGATGGCCGGCGCCTTGCAGATTGTGTTGGGCCTGGCCCGCGCCGGGGCGTTGGCGAATTTCTTCCCCAACACCGTCATCAAGGGCCTGCTGGTCGCGATCGGCGCGTTGCTCATCCTCAAGCAGGTGCCGCATCTGCTGGGGCACGACGTCGATTATGAGGGCGACTTTTCGTTCCGCCAGGAGGACGGCCGGAACACCATCAGCGAGTTCGGCCAACTGATTGGCGCATTCCTGCCGGGTGCCGCGCTGGTGGGCCTCAGCTGCGTCGCGGTGCTGGTGGTGTGGGAGCGATCGCGGCTGAAGAAGTCGATGATCCCCGGCGCGCTTGTCGCCGTACTGCTCGGAGTTGCGATGAGCGAACTTCTGCGCTGGACGGGTTCATCGTGGGCGATCGCGCAGAACCATCTGGTCTCGGTGCCCGTCGTCGGCACGCAGGGGATGGGGTGGGGTGACCTGCTGCGTTTCCCAGATTTCAGCCGATGGAGCGATCCCGCCGTGCTGAGCGCGGCGGCGACGCTCGCCATCGTCGCGTCTCTGGAGACGCTCCTCAACCTGGAAGCCACGGACAAGCTCGACCCGCTGCGCCGCACCTCGCCGCCCAATCGCGAGCTTTTGGCGCAGGGCGCAGGCAACTTGCTGGCGGGGCTGATCGGCGGCCTGCCCATGACCTCGGTCATCGTGCGCAGCTCGGTGAACGCGCAATCCGGCGGGCGCACGCGGCTGGCGGCGATCGTCCACGGCGTGCTGCTGCTGGGCAGCGTGCTGCTGCTGCCGACGCTGCTCAACCGCATTCCGCTTGCCGCGCTGGCCGCCATTCTGATCGTCACCGGATTCAAACTGGCCAGCCCGAAGGTCTTCCGCCAAATGTGGTCCGAAGGCGTCCGACAGTTCCTGCCCTTCCTCATCACCATCCTGTCAATCGTGTTCACGGACCTCCTTCTTGGAGTCATGATCGGCCTGGGCATCAGCATTGCCTTCATTCTGTGGGGCAACCTTCGTCGCGGATTCCGCGTGATCCGCGAGGAACACACCGGAGGCCTGGTGCACCGAATCGAGCTGGCCAGTCACGCCAACTTCCTCAACCGCGCCCGTCTGATGACGACGCTGGGCGCCTTCAAGAGCGGCGACCAGGTGGCGATCGACGCTCGGATGACCGATGACATGGATCTTGATGTCCTCTCGATGATCCGGGAGTTTGCCGGAGAAACGGCGCCGGCACGCGGCATCAGCGTCAGCCTGTTCGGATTCCGCGACCGCTACCCCCTGCGCGACGTGCAGCAATACGTGGATTGGACCACCAAGGAGATCCAGGCGAAGCTGACGCCGTCGCGCGTTCTGCAGCTCCTGAAGGAGGGCAACGAGCGCTTCGCGAGCGACCGCCGCTTGAATCGCGATCTGGTGCGCCAGGTCGATGCGACCTCCGCGGGCCAGCATCCGATGGCCGTGGTGCTCAGCTGCATCGACTCGCGCTCGCCGGCCGAAATCCTTTTCGACCTGGGCCTGGGCGACATCTTCAACGCCCGCTTGGCCGGCAATGTGTCAAGTGCCCAGGTGCTCGGAAGCGTCGAATACGCCTGCAAGGTGGCGGGCTCCAAATTGATCGTGGTTCTTGGACACACCCGTTGCGGCGCGGTGAAGGCCACGTGCGAACTGGTGTCGCGGGGCGCGCACGCCGTGGGCGAGCTCACGAACCTGCCGTCGATCACCGACACGATTGCCGAGGCCGTGAGGATGGAGACGCGCACCCTCGATCACCGCGACGGGGACAATGAACAGTTCGTGGACCGTGTGGCGGCGCTGAATGTACGCAACACCATGCGTCGGATCGAGGCGGGCAGCCCTGTGCTCCGATCGATGATCCTCAACGGCGAATTGGCGATCGTTGGTGCGATGTACGATGTGGCGACCGGTCGGGTGGGGTTCCTGGACGGAGCCGGAGCTCTCGTGCCCACTGCCGAGAAACGCCCCTCCGCCATGGCGTGA